The Girardinichthys multiradiatus isolate DD_20200921_A chromosome 6, DD_fGirMul_XY1, whole genome shotgun sequence genome window below encodes:
- the klhl20 gene encoding kelch-like protein 20: protein MDTKPMRRATSARQDATGMDITSRCTLGDPNKLPEGVPQPARMPYVSDKHPRQTLEVINLLRKHRELCDVVLVVGAKKIYAHRVILSACSPYFRAMFTGELAESRQTEVVIRDIDERAMELLIDFAYTSQVTVEEGNVQTLLPAACLLQLAEIQEACCEFLKRQLDPSNCLGIRAFADTHSCRELLRIADKFTQHNFQEVMESEEFMLLPANQLIDIISSDELNVRSEEQVFNAVMAWVKYSIQERRPQLPQVLQHVRLPLLSPKFLVGTVGSDPLIKSDEECRDLVDEAKNYLLLPQERPLMQGPRTRPRKPIRCGEVLFAVGGWCSGDAISSVERYDPQTNEWRMVASMSKRRCGVGVSVLDDLLYAVGGHDGSSYLNSVERYDPKTNQWSSDVAPTSTCRTSVGVAVLGGFLYAVGGQDGVSCLNIVERYDPKENKWTRVASMSTRRLGVAVAVLGGFLYAVGGSDGTSPLNTVERYNPQENRWHTVSPMGTRRKHLGCAVYQDMIYSVGGRDDTTELSSAERYNPRTNQWSPVVAMTSRRSGVGLAVVNGQLMAVGGFDGTTYLKTIEVYDPDANTWRLYGGMNYRRLGGGVGVIKMTHCESHIW, encoded by the exons ATGGACACAAAGCCAATGCGCAG GGCCACCAGTGCACGTCAGGACGCCACTGGAATGGACATCACCAGCCGCTGTACTCTGGGGGACCCCAACAAGCTCCCCGAAGGGGTCCCCCAGCCAGCACGCATGCCTTACGTATCAGACAAACACCCACGGCAGACGCTGGAAGTCATCAATCTGCTGAGAAAACACCGGGAGCTGTGTGACGTGGTGCTGGTGGTGGGCGCCAAGAAGATTTACGCTCATCGCGTGATCCTCTCTGCCTGCAGCCCATACTTTAg GGCGATGTTTACTGGGGAGCTGGCAGAGAGCAGGCAGACGGAAGTGGTTATCCGCGACATCGATGAGAGAGCCATGGAGCTGCTCATCGACTTTGCCTACACCTCACAG GTGACTGTGGAGGAGGGGAACGTTCAGACACTGCTTCCTGCAGCCTGCCTTCTCCAGCTGGCTGAGATCCAGGAGGCCTGCTGCGAGTTCCTAAAGAGACAGCTGGATCCATCCAACTGTCTGGGCATCAGGGCCTTTGCCGACACCCACTCCTGTCGCGAACTGCTGCGAATCGCAGACAAGTTCACACAGCATAATTTTCAGGAG GTGATGGAAAGTGAGGAGTTCATGCTGCTTCCTGCCAACCAGCTGATTGACATCATCTCCAGCGACGAGCTGAATGTGCGGAGTGAGGAGCAGGTTTTTAACGCTGTAATGGCATGGGTGAAATACAGCATCCAGGAACGCAGACCCCAGTTACCCCAG GTCTTGCAGCATGTACGTCTGCCATTACTAAGCCCTAAGTTTCTGGTGGGGACTGTGGGTTCAGATCCTCTGATCAAAAGTGATGAAGAGTGCAG AGACCTGGTTGATGAGGCCAAAAATTACCTTCTGCTTCCACAAGAAAGGCCGCTGATGCAGGGCCCCAGAACACGCCCTCGGAAGCCTATTCGATGTGGAGAGGTTCTTTTTGCAG TTGGTGGCTGGTGCAGCGGAgatgccatttccagcgtggaGCGCTACGACCCACAGACTAACGAGTGGCGCATGGTAGCGTCGATGAGTAAACGGCGATGCGGAGTCGGCGTCAGCGTCCTCGATGACTTGTTGTATGCCGTGGGCGGTCACGACGGCTCTTCATATCTCAACTCTGTAGAGAG ATATGACCCTAAAACCAACCAGTGGAGCAGCGACGTGGCCCCCACCAGCACTTGTCGGACCAGTGTGGGTGTGGCTGTCCTGGGTGGATTTCTGTATGCTGTGGGAGGACAGGATGGAGTGTCTTGTCTCAACATTGTTGAAAG GTATGAtccaaaggaaaataaatggacTCGTGTGGCCTCAATGAGCACCAGGCGACTCGGTGTAGCCGTCGCTGTACTGGGAGGATTTCTTTACGCTGTTGGAGGGTCTGATGGGACATCTCCTTTAAACACAG TGGAGCGCTATAACCCTCAAGAAAACCGCTGGCACACGGTGTCTCCCATGGGAACCAGAAGAAAGCACCTCGGATGCGCGGTCTACCAGGACATGATTTACTCTGTTGGAGGGAGGGACGACACCACAGAGCTGAGCAGTGCAGAGAGGTACAACCCCCGGACCAACCAGTGGTCTCCTGTTGTGGCCATGACGTCCAGACGTAGTGGG GTGGGCCTGGCAGTAGTGAATGGTCAGCTGATGGCAGTAGGTGGCTTTGATGGgacaa